One genomic window of Megachile rotundata isolate GNS110a chromosome 12, iyMegRotu1, whole genome shotgun sequence includes the following:
- the LOC100882580 gene encoding major facilitator superfamily domain-containing protein 12 — protein sequence MDQEEERSPLLERKLSLSTKAAYALGHIFNDLTAAMWFSYTLIYFQRVALLEPITAGALLLLGQIVDAFVTPIFGLLVDRYLKKKTWHIIGSLMVTTTFPMIFGGFADPSNTAVMFIYVVSITVFQIGWAAVQISHLSMIPALTNSLLARADLTAIRYSAQVGAAVVVFVVTWIVLPTNEEAVIRLAQQDSYKFRNIVLTVTSIGLTSTILFHLFLKGNLLEGNDLRKENAEEPTRLVDNPCNNRNSWVNSMILLRVAMLYVASRLFITLATVYLPLYIEETDVDGKEALATVPLVSYLSSFVAALSLKYISKSCGTKACYLLGSLIGILSAVVTEFAGNSAAIIYVVAVLIGSASSITMVTSLSVTAEIIGPRTERSAIVYSIVTFLDKVVTGLVVILIEKRRCTQPEFCPNYNRDTLSLVCALSMSLGIVALYSISRCLP from the exons ATGGATCAGGAGGAGGAACGATCTCCTTTGTTGGAGAGAAAACTAAGCCTTTCGACGAAAGCCGCGTATGCCTTGGGACATATTTTCAACGATTTGACAGCTGCCATGTGGTTCTCCTACACTCTTATCTATTTTCAAAGGGTGGCACTGTTGGAACCGATTACTGCCGGGGCTCTGTTGCTTCTAG GACAAATCGTGGACGCGTTCGTGACACCTATATTCGGGTTGTTGGTCGATCGATACCTGAAAAAGAAGACATGGCACATTATTGGCTCGTTGATGGTTACCACGACGTTTCCGATGATCTTCGGTGGTTTCGCTGATCCGTCAAATACAGCCGTTATGTTCATCTACGTGGTCAGCATCACCGTGTTTCAGATCGGTTGGGCAGCCGTGCAGATCTCTCATTTGTCGATGATACCCGCGTTGACCAACTCGCTCCTGGCACGGGCAGATTTAACCGCGATACG ATATTCCGCTCAAGTCGGTGCTGCCGTGGTGGTATTCGTTGTCACCTGGATAGTCTTACCTACAAACGAGGAAGCGGTAATTCGTTTGGCCCAACAGGATAGTTACAAATTTAGA AATATAGTTCTGACGGTAACGAGCATCGGTTTGACGAGCACTATACTCTTCCACCTATTCTTGAAAGGAAATCTTTTGGAGGGAAACGATCTACGAAAAGAGAATGCCGAGGAACCGACGAGATTGGTCGATAATCCCTGCAACAATCGAAACTCGTGGGTCAATAGCATGATTCTGCTAAGGGTGGCTATGCTGTACGTGGCTAGTAGGCTGTTTATAACACTAGCCACGGTGTATTTACCTTTGTACATCGAAGAAACGGACGTCGACGGAAAAGAAGCTCTGGCTACGGTTCCTTTGGTTTCGTACTTATCCTCGTTCGTCGCCGCATTGTCCTTAAAGTACATCAGTAAATCATGCGGTACAAAG GCGTGTTACTTGTTGGGCAGCCTAATCGGAATATTATCCGCGGTTGTCACGGAATTCGCTGGGAATTCTGCGGCGATCATATACGTCGTCGCGGTGCTAATCGGTAGCGCGAGTTCGATCACGATGGTCACGTCGTTGAGCGTGACGGCGGAAATAATTGGCCCGCGAACAGAGCGTAGCGCGATCGTTTATTCGATCGTCACGTTTCTGGATAAAGTTGTCACGGGATTGGTCGTGATTCTGATCGAAAAACG aagGTGCACGCAACCGGAATTCTGCCCGAATTACAACAGAGACACTCTGTCCCTGGTTTGcgctctgtcgatgtctctggGAATCGTCGCATTGTATTCGATATCGCGATGCCTTCCCTAA
- the LOC100879697 gene encoding maspardin has product MRGKKMSCSSELSRSHEYLSFRSSVPLRKIVVDADGTKGWKVYDSSPKTIKCPLICLPPVSGTADVFFKQILGLAAKGYRIISAEPPVYWNVKEWCDGFRKLLDYMELDKVHLFGASLGGFLAQKFTEVNAHCPRVVSLVLCNTFTDTSVFNYNDSAAVFWILPSLILKKMLMGNFVTDKVDGEMVEAIDFMVERLESLTQPELASRLTMNCVNCYVQPQKICHLPITIIDVFDEYALSNSVREEMYKCYPNAKLAHLKNGGNFPYLSRSPEVNLHLQIHLRQFEGTEYAASERTKL; this is encoded by the exons ATGCGAGGAAAAAAAATGTCGTGTTCCAGTGAGCTGTCACGATCCCACGAATATCTCAGCTTTCGTAGTTCCGTTCCGCTCAGGAAAATCGTGGTCGATGCTGATGGTACCAAG GGATGGAAGGTGTACGATTCCAGTCCAAAAACCATTAAGTGCCCTCTGATATGTCTTCCACCAGTAAGTGGAACAGCGGACGTGTTCTTTAAACAAATATTAGGCTTAGCGGCTAAAGGATACAGGATTATATCG GCCGAACCGCCGGTATACTGGAACGTGAAAGAGTGGTGCGATGGATTCAGAAAACTTTTAGATTACATGGAACTGGATAAAGTACATCTGTTCGGCGCTTCATTAG GTGGATTCTTGGCGCAGAAATTTACCGAGGTTAACGCTCATTGTCCCCGAGTAGTATCACTGGTACTCTGCAACACGTTCACGGACACGTCGGTGTTCAATTACAACGATTCGGCCGCAGT GTTTTGGATTCTGCCGTCGTTGATATTGAAAAAGATGCTTATGGGAAACTTCGTGACGGATAAGGTCGACGGGGAAATGGTGGAAGCTATAGATTTCATGGTTGAAAGG CTGGAAAGTTTAACGCAACCCGAATTGGCGTCCCGATTAACAATGAATTGCGTGAATTGTTACGTCCAGCCGCAAAAAATATGTCACCTGCCTATCACGATCATCGATGTATTCGACGAGTACGCACTGTCTAATTCTGTGAGGGAGGAGATGTACAAGTGTTATCCCAATGCTAAGCTGGCGCATCTAAAGAATGGCGGAAATTTCCCGTATTTAAGCCGATCGCCAGAAGTAAATTTGCATTTACAG ATTCACCTGAGACAATTCGAGGGCACCGAATACGCTGCTTCCGAAAGGACAAAGTTGTAG